The Drosophila suzukii chromosome X, CBGP_Dsuzu_IsoJpt1.0, whole genome shotgun sequence DNA window AAGACGAGATCCACCACACGTCTTGGACGCAGGATCTTCACATCCAGTGTGCTGTCGTTGCTCCAATTGGTGGGCAGTTCACTGGTGTTGCCCTGGTTGTCATGGAGTCGCACTTGGATCTTTGTCTGACCCAGGAAATGGGCATTGACCACGATCGTGCCCGTCCAATCGCGTGTCTCCGGGCTGAAGGCACTAAGGGGAATGGTGACATTCTCTGCGGGAATACTGGCCAGATCTGTGTGCGCACTTTCCACGCGGAACTGGAAGCGCTCCGGCTGCTGGAGCGTGGATGGTGCCACATTCTCCAGGGTGAGCTGCACCCGATCTTCGAGCTCCATGTGCAGCTTCAGCTCGGACGGACGAAAGTGGGCCATCCAACCGAAGGTGGGTTCGTAACCCAGTCGCAGGATGAGCAGCAGGAAAACCCATCTGCATCTGAGCGGTGACATATTCTCCGCCGTTCGTTTGTTTTGGAAGTGATGTAATTTACCAGCCGGAATGTTTTTGCACGCAACAAGTGCTCCGAACTGAAATGGAATGAATGTGAAATCGCAGTTACTcggtttcagtttcagtttacAGCTGCAATTGCAGGCGGAAGGGAGATGGCGATAGGTCACTTGTTGCGCTGCAGAGAGCCTACGAGAGAGCGAGACGGGTGATCTGCTGTCTATCAACGGGATCTGTGCGTGAAGGTCGGCCATCTCTGATCTTGAATACCCTACAACTACAGTAGTGGAGCGATAAGAGAGATAACGATAAGTACAGCAGATGGTTCAGAGGAATCGTAAAACAGCTGAGTCACTCCAGAGGCATGGGCGGTATTTTTCAAGGGGGAGGCAGAAAAGGGGATTCTGGAAAACTTGataggcttttaaatatgttaaatCAAGTAGCTTTATTATATGTTTCTTTACAAACTTGAAATTTCTTAAAACCCTTCCGCTTATAAAATCATATAATTAAGTTATTATCATGCTGAATTTGCTTACGCAAATGAGTTTTTGGCAGATTTCGTAGACTTTGCATCACCAGGAATTATACACCACTAATCAAAGATTAATTTTGAATTTCATTCCAGAGATTTCTGCTTGCCCTtgaacttttttatttaaagaaatctCAATTTGATGAGTCACTGTTATTTTCATGTTGTAAAAGCCTAATCtgattgttttttttcttctcATCGTATGTTTCGAAttacaaacaaatttttaagatCCGTGATTCAGCATTTTATAGGTTTGAATATTACACTACTTCAGAATTTActgtatttttaaaacacCTAATTTTGTTCTACAGTACTTGTTACATTACAGTATACATCTTTATAGAACATTGTATTTTCACAGGTAAGATGTGATATTTTGCGATCGCAGGGTTCCCCTAAGCCCTCTTTAACTTGAGAACCCTTGGTTCACATGAAACAACAAAATTTCAAAGTTGTTAACACCTTTACTAGAAATGTAACCCTCAACTTGGACCCATGAACTACCATGAGTACTACGTTTCCTTATAGAGTTACTGATACACCGAACAATATGCACCACCTTGTGAGTGTAGAGTAAAACATTGCAGCATGTGTTGGGTGTTTCTCTCGCTGAGAGTACGTGAGATGGGTCTTTATTGGAGCTTAGGTGAACAGTGAAATGCGCAAACAATAGATAACTAGTGGGGGTTCGTCGTCTCCGGTGCCGCGGCCCGAATCGGATTCGGCTGGGGAACCGGTTGCCGGTTTAAGTGCTCAGTACCGGTAGTGGTCGGGCTTGAAGGGACCGGTCTGCGGGACGCCCAGGTAGCTGGCCTGCTTGTCCGACAGCTTGGTGAGCTTCACGCCCAGCTTCTCCAGGTGCAGACTGGCCACCTCCTCGTCGAGGATCTTGGGCAGGACGTGCACGCCCACGGCGTACTGGTCGGACTTGGTCCACAGCTCGATCTGGGCGAGCACCTGGTTGGTGAAGGAGTTGGACATCACGAAGCTGGGATGGCCGTGGGCACAGCCCAGATTGACCAGACGACCCTCGGCCAGCAGGATGATGTGCTTGCCGTTCTGCATCGTGTACCTGTCCACCTGCGGCTTCACGTTCACCTTCTCCTTGGCATTCGCATTCAGCCAGTCCACGTCGATCTCGATGTCGAAGTGGCCAATGTTGCAGACGATGGCATCGTCGGGCATCTGGAGCAGGTGCTGGCTGGTGATGATGTCCCGGCAGCCGGTGGTGGTCACGAAGATCGAGGCCTCCTTGCTGGCCTCCTCCATGGTGGTCACCTCATAGCCTTCCATCGCCGCCTGTAGGGCGTTGATTGGATCGATCTCGGTGACGATCACGCGACCACCGAATCCCTTCAGCGCCTGGGCGCAGCCCTTGCCCACATCGCCGTATCCGGCCACGCAGCACACCTTGCCGGCGATCATCACGTCTGTGGCCCGCTTGATGCCATCGATCAGCGACTCCCGGCAGCCGTACAGGTTGTCGAACTTGCTCTTGGTCACCGAATCGTTGACATTGATGGCGGGGATGCCCAGGCGACCGTCCTTGAACATCTTGTACAGGTTG harbors:
- the Ahcy gene encoding adenosylhomocysteinase codes for the protein MSKPSYKVADISLAEWGRKAIIIAENEMPGLMACRKKYGPSKILKGARITGCLHMTVQTAVLIETLVELGAQVQWSSCNIFSTQDNAAAAIAATGVPVYAWKGETDEEYLWCIEQTLVFPDGQPLNMILDDGGDLTNLVHEKFPEYLKNIKGLSEETTTGVHNLYKMFKDGRLGIPAINVNDSVTKSKFDNLYGCRESLIDGIKRATDVMIAGKVCCVAGYGDVGKGCAQALKGFGGRVIVTEIDPINALQAAMEGYEVTTMEEASKEASIFVTTTGCRDIITSQHLLQMPDDAIVCNIGHFDIEIDVDWLNANAKEKVNVKPQVDRYTMQNGKHIILLAEGRLVNLGCAHGHPSFVMSNSFTNQVLAQIELWTKSDQYAVGVHVLPKILDEEVASLHLEKLGVKLTKLSDKQASYLGVPQTGPFKPDHYRY